The following coding sequences lie in one Halorhabdus rudnickae genomic window:
- a CDS encoding magnesium transporter produces MARTDWTVRAITRAMLPVLLVLTTIEIGSGLVLGSFQADLLTYPSLLILVPVTIGTAGNLGSMLAARLSTAFHLGTLSFAVDDDRLLGNAVATVALAVSVFPVIGVGAWGLGVLTGGPALSVTTVLAVAVTSGAVLSILAIVVTVVATYVAYRLELDPDDVVIPVVTNVCDVLGVVVLFVVVQILV; encoded by the coding sequence GTGGCCCGAACCGACTGGACGGTCCGGGCGATCACGCGAGCGATGTTGCCAGTCTTGCTCGTGTTGACTACGATCGAGATCGGCAGCGGGCTCGTCCTCGGGAGTTTCCAAGCCGATCTGCTAACCTACCCCTCGCTGTTGATCCTCGTACCCGTCACAATCGGGACGGCAGGCAATCTCGGGTCCATGCTGGCCGCGCGACTCTCGACGGCGTTTCACCTCGGGACGCTCTCCTTTGCCGTCGACGACGATCGACTGCTGGGCAATGCCGTCGCTACGGTCGCACTGGCGGTGTCGGTCTTTCCCGTGATCGGCGTTGGCGCATGGGGCTTAGGTGTGCTCACTGGCGGGCCAGCCCTGTCAGTGACGACGGTGCTCGCCGTTGCCGTCACCAGCGGCGCGGTGCTGTCGATCCTGGCGATCGTAGTAACCGTCGTAGCGACGTACGTGGCCTATCGGCTGGAACTCGATCCCGACGACGTGGTGATCCCCGTCGTCACGAACGTCTGTGACGTGCTTGGCGTGGTGGTGCTGT
- a CDS encoding magnesium transporter, with protein sequence MTVREVAARAYREGLPALSASLVGGLLAGVVLGGMRAELTAIDGLLVLVPALLATRGNVYGSLGARIATALHQGLLEPRVSEADDRLLRAVAAAIANGLLASAFAAVVATAALAWLARPAASLAILVVVAVISGLLSGLALATTVVLFVFAGFRRGYNPDTLVGPLVTTAGDVFGMGALLLAARLVIWGVG encoded by the coding sequence ATGACCGTCCGCGAGGTGGCCGCCCGGGCCTACAGGGAGGGGCTGCCGGCACTTTCGGCCAGCCTCGTGGGCGGCTTGCTCGCTGGTGTCGTCCTCGGCGGGATGCGGGCAGAACTGACTGCGATCGACGGGTTGCTCGTCCTGGTCCCGGCGTTGCTCGCCACACGAGGGAACGTCTACGGGTCGCTAGGTGCGCGGATCGCGACCGCGCTCCACCAGGGGTTGCTCGAACCGCGCGTGAGTGAGGCCGACGATCGCCTGCTACGGGCGGTCGCGGCGGCGATCGCCAACGGCCTGCTCGCCAGCGCCTTCGCGGCCGTCGTGGCGACAGCGGCGCTCGCCTGGCTGGCTCGACCCGCTGCCAGTCTGGCGATTCTCGTGGTTGTCGCCGTCATTTCCGGGTTGCTCTCCGGACTCGCGCTGGCGACGACGGTCGTCCTGTTCGTCTTCGCGGGCTTCCGTCGCGGGTACAACCCTGACACGCTGGTGGGGCCGCTGGTCACGACTGCGGGGGATGTCTTCGGGATGGGCGCCCTGCTGCTCGCCGCCAGGCTCGTCATCTGGGGGGTCGGCTGA
- a CDS encoding sulfurtransferase TusA family protein, translating to MSDTPTPDIELDSRGATCPGPLMDLIGKVKEVEAGTVIELLTSDEGSKNDVPEWLEEAGHELVTIEEHDDHWAIYVETT from the coding sequence ATGAGTGACACACCAACCCCAGATATCGAACTCGACTCGCGCGGCGCAACCTGTCCCGGCCCGCTGATGGACCTCATCGGGAAGGTCAAAGAGGTCGAAGCCGGGACCGTCATCGAACTGCTGACGAGCGACGAGGGTTCGAAGAACGACGTGCCCGAGTGGCTCGAAGAGGCAGGGCACGAACTGGTAACGATCGAAGAACACGACGACCACTGGGCCATCTACGTCGAGACCACATGA